The following are encoded together in the Theileria orientalis strain Shintoku DNA, chromosome 1, complete genome genome:
- a CDS encoding protein phosphatase 2A regulatory subunit B has translation MRLFRSSREKRSGSSDNEDSLSSHSHPDESPQKSLFRSMGHMFIRSPKRNNEHLQHRIGTPSSTLRLSDEIVGGGKTERRGWFSRLSDSSSMKCESVTSKSMESNSPNSLDDPYMVDNSVTSLSLSPLSLKGYDEENIDQTLDLQPMRGYSQWDRFRKEKTARSLSKDTIMLNDEVIQVGGRYNTAPFVSSSEESDFEIKHASGINVNNNPTFDNNLWFYEEEGNKEQKRVVKERNFFNIRSKFSNAHKTPQSKALKLTGAKSHKPGQKTDTLRTQESPTTEVQSQKIGSSITSKDHKVIKLTNEPTHENIEYELDHEYNKKIEDIFTMPLLQDTAPANRPELFQKKLIACQTVVDFDPRKQMQKAIELKRHILLEIIDYISTTRNCINERILQDVIDMLSSNVFRTLPQNPKKLHLYDAEEDEPTLEKSWPHLQIVYDVFLRVIVSNDVTSKMARNAIDKTFVLKLLDTLNSEDQRERDYLKTILHRIYGKIVPLRNFIRKAIENVFVHFVYDTEVHHGITELLEILGSIINGFAIPLKEEHKLYLRKALAPLHRPNSLKTYYQPLSYCMIQYINKDRTLSATILKCILTYWPTANSQKEILFLYELEDVLSLTELPEFNLVITPLMKRIKLCLCSMHFQVAERTLSMWNNERIVRLFNMTKSAIYPVLVPVLHENSNTHWNAAVRAGSFNICKLLSDSDPQLYNQSMEMFSQDQVIQEHAELWDKLESSLINKDHLEITTPLPPTRVIPHIRNRAYITVYVNRLAKMAELVEKLDANNMTEQAEGPATNRSKPESVNEEYTGARFKSKEHLEEEKHTAVTQTVIITKEPSKDFTNFKLMESNTPVCHLLYEDIDNGSFYLQWKPNSSEEFKSSVLMMVPEKTVPKFKLTQDGGRAAMSHKVAPDKMKFYSCMCQFLKLAKDYNSKFQLMPAWATVMPYKSDLYLHFNDNRVVKVDMEHATLDDVNCVAVVGTSTRLSIKMSREQFVTAVRNVGYALTF, from the exons ATGAG GTTGTTTCGTTCTTCAAGGGAAAAAAGATCAGGAAGCTCAGATAACGAGGATTCACTGTCGTCACATAGTCACCCGGATGAGTCACCGCAGAAATCGTTGTTCAGAAGCATGGGACACATGTTTATAAGATCGCCGAAGAGGAACAACGAACACCTGCAACATCGCATAGGAACACCCTCAAGCACACTGAGACTGTCAGACGAGATCGTGGGAGGAGGGAAGACTGAGAGAAGAGGATGGTTCTCAAGGCTCAGCGACTCGAGCAGCATGAAGTGCGAAAGCGTGACGTCGAAGTCAATGGAGTCAAACTCGCCAAACTCACTGGACGACCCGTACATGGTAGATAACTCAGTGACGTCACTGTCACTGTCGCCACTGTCACTCAAAGGATACGACGAGGAAAACATAGACCAGACACTGGACCTGCAGCCAATGAGAGGATACAGCCAGTGGGATCGATTCAGAAAGGAGAAGACAGCAAGGTCGCTGAGCAAGGACACAATCATGCTTAACGACGAAGTGATCCAGGTGGGAGGAAGATACAACACGGCACCATTCGTATCGAGTTCAGAAGAAAGCGATTTTGAAATCAAACACGCATCAGGAATTAACGTTAACAACAATCCGACATTCGACAACAATCTGTGGTTctacgaagaagaaggaaacaaGGAGCAGAAGAGAGTGGTCAAGGAAAGGAACTTCTTCAACATAAGAAGCAAGTTCTCAAACGCACACAAGACGCCACAGTCGAaggcgctgaagctgaCAGGAGCGAAATCGCATAAACCAGGACAGAAGACAGACACGCTGAGAACTCAGGAGTCGCCGACAACAGAAGTCCAGTCGCAGAAAATAGGCTCCTCAATCACATCAAAGGACCACAAGGTGATAAAGCTGACGAACGAGCCG ACGCACGAAAACATAGAGTACGAACTGGATCACGAGTACAATAAGAAGATCGAGGACATATTCACAATGCCGCTGCTGCAGGACACGGCGCCAGCGAACAGGCCGGAGCTGTTCCAGAAGAAGCTAATAGCGTGTCAGACAGTAGTGGACTTTGATCCGAGGAAGCAGATGCAGAAGGCAATCGAGTTGAAGAGGCACATCCTGCTGGAGATCATCGACTACATAAGCACGACGAGGAACTGCATCAACGAACGCATACTGCAGGACGTTATCGACATGTTGTCGTCGAACGTGTTTAGAACGCTGCCGCAAAACCCGAAGAAGCTGCATCTGTACGAcgcagaagaagatgagccGACTTTGGAAAAAAGCTGGCCGCACCTGCAGATCGTGTACGACGTGTTCCTGAGAGTGATCGTGTCGAACGACGTGACCTCGAAGATGGCGAGAAACGCAATCGACAAGACGTTCGTGCttaagctgctggacacACTTAACTCGGAGGACCAGAGAGAAAGAGACTATTTGAAGACAATCCTCCACAGAATATACGGAAAAATAGTGCCACTGAGAAACTTCATAAGGAAGGCAATCGAGAACGTGTTCGTGCACTTCGTGTACGACACGGAGGTGCACCACGGGATCacggagctgctggaaataCTGGGCAGCATCATCAACGGGTTCGCAATCCcgctgaaggaggagcacAAGCTGTACCTGAGGAAGGCGCTGGCGCCGCTGCACAGGCCGAACTCGCTGAAGACGTACTACCAGCCGCTGAGCTACTGCATGATCCAGTACATCAACAAGGACAGGACGCTCTCGGCGACGATCCTGAAGTGCATACTGACCTACTGGCCGACGGCGAACTCGCAGAAGGAGATCCTCTTCCTGTACGAGCTCGAGGACGTGCTCTCGCTGACGGAGCTGCCGGAGTTCAACCTGGTGATCACGCCGCTCATGAAGAGAATTAAGCTCTGCCTCTGCTCAATGCACTTCCAGGTGGCGGAGAGGACGCTCTCGATGTGGAACAACGAGAGAATAGTGCGCCTGTTCAACATGACCAAGAGCGCGATCTACCCAGTGCTGGTGCCAGTGCTACACGAAAACTCAAACACCCACTGGAACGCAGCAGTGCGCGCAGGCTCCTTCAACATCTGCAAGCTGCTGAGCGACAGCGACCCGCAGCTGTACAACCAGTCAATGGAAATGTTCAGCCAGGACCA GGTGATCCAGGAACACGCGGAATTATGGGACAAACTGGAGTCTTCCTTAATAAACAAGGACCACCTGGAAATTACGACACCA TTGCCCCCTACCAGGGTGATCCCGCACATTAGGAACAGGGCATACATCACAGTTTATGTAAACCGTCTAGCTAAAATGGCGGAGCTAGTTGAAAAACTCGACGCCAATAACATGACTGAGCAGGCTGAAGGGCCCGCTACCAATAGATCGAAACCTGAATCAGTGAACGAAGAGTACACAGGAGCACGATTCAAGAGCAAGGAGCAtctggaagaagaaaaacacACAGCAGTAACACAAACAGTGATAATAACGAAGGAACCCTCAAAAGATTTCACgaattttaaactaatgGAGAGCAACACACCAGTGTGTCACCTGCTCTACGAAGACATAGACAACGGGTCCTTTTACCTGCAATGGAAGCCTAACTCGTCGGAAGAGTTCAAAAGCTCAGTTTTAATGATGGTACCGGAGAAAACAGTGCCTAAGTTTAAGCTGACGCAGGACGGAGGAAGGGCTGCCATGAGCCACAAAGTAGCG CCCGACAAAATGAAGTTCTACTCGTGCATGTGCCAGTTCCTGAAGCTGGCCAAGGACTACAACTCGAAGTTCCAGCTCATGCCGGCGTGGGCCACAGTGATGCCGTACAAGAGCGACCTGTACCTGCACTTCAATGACAACAGA GTGGTTAAAGTGGACATGGAGCACGCGACGCTCGATGACGTGAACTGCGTGGCAGTGGTCGGGACGAGCACGAGGCTGTCAATTAAAATGAGCAGAGAGCAGTTCGTGACTGCAGTGAGGAACGTGGGCTATGCACTGACATTCTGA
- a CDS encoding vesicle transport protein, translating to MGDLFNQYNSQIQGVLESIKNRLTLCRDNPNSPDHVSHVNELDGFISSAEETLRQMELEARSYSDSSSYDRLEQVLSVKNIRAFLKDASDCSRSLHTDLERRELLGEVSQYGNTRQYKTLTKNREMLDKGLMFIKTSCDAVTEAEKIGYDASRNLSQQRNVITNVSSELARARFSLSGADEYLCCLLKQGRLNRVVLNVVKVAIGATVGIILAIRLVKFVFFFSRK from the exons atgggaGATTTGTTTAATCAATACAATTCACAGATACAGGGAGTTTTAGAAAGTATTAAAAATCGTCTCACTCTCTGCAGGGATAATCCGAATT cTCCAGATCACGTTTCACATGTAAATGAGCTAGATGGGTTCATTTCTTCCGCTGAGGAAACc CTGCGTCAAATGGAGCTTGAGGCCCGGAGCTATTCTGACAGCTCCTCGTACGATAGGCTCGAACAGGTACTCTCA gttaaaaatataaggGCTTTCCTAAAGGACGCATCTGACTGCAGTCGGTCACTTCACACTGACTTGGAGCGCAGGGAGCTGCTCGGGG AGGTTTCGCAATACGGTAACACTCGGCAGTACAAAACTCTCACCAAGAATCGGGAAATGCTCGACAAGGGTCTGATGTTCATAAAG ACCTCCTGCGACGCTGTGACTGAGGCTGAGAAGATCGGCTACGACGCCTCTCGCAACTTGAGTCAGCAGAGGAACGTCATCACCAACGTCAGCTCCGAGCTCGCGCGCGCCAGGTTCTCGCTCTCGGGCGCCGACGAGTACCTCTGCTGCCTCCTGAAGCAGGGCCGGCTAAACCGCGTCGTTCTCAACGTCGTCAAGGTCGCCATTGGCGCCACTGTAGGCATCATTCTCGCGATTCGTCTCGTCAAGTTCGTTTTTTTTTTCTCTCGGAAGTAG
- a CDS encoding CUG-BP- and ETR-3-like factor 1: MNENSINNTSPQHKHYYTYDDPLNEKKLRVWVGSIPGFVETDDLLIALEVAGVAPVNEVVFKKCPVRSWGFLTFKTFEEASECIDLINGKQLFPQSDFIIEARFANPHEAKDNHDSSQKNENHKNPSLLSEAHRSSLLNSLTEESYDMLQDAGRTTLWHVYKDENGVPYYYNSITGHTQWERPIPPLLAVEASTSSLSDRNRLSAPPGSNLFIFHIPNVWDDTELSMHFTPFGNLVSAKVQRDANGCNSGFGFVTYDNPVSATAAVQLMNGFATHSKFLKVQHKKNDTAE, from the exons ATGAATgaaaatagtataaataatacatcTCCTCAGCACAAACATTATTATACTTATGACGATCCTCTGAACGAGAAAAAACTTAGAGTTTGGGTGGGCAGTATCCCCGGATTCGTCGAAACTGACGATCTGCTCATTGCCCTGGAAGTTGCAGGAGTTGCTCCAGTGAACGAAGTGGTCTTCAAGAAGTGCCCCGTAAGAAGTTGGGGATTCTTGacttttaaaacatttgaAGAAGCTTCGGAGTGTatagatttaataaacGGAAAGCAACTTTTTCCAC AATCGGATTTTATTATAGAGGCACGCTTCGCAAACCCGCACGAAGCGAAGGATAACCACGATTCATCCCAGAAGAACGAAAATCACAAAAACCCGAGCCTGCTGAGCGAGGCGCACCGAAGCTCATTACTGAACTCGCTGACGGAGGAGAGCTACGACATGTTGCAGGACGCAGGAAGGACGACACTGTGGCACGTATACAAGGACGAGAACGGAGTCCCCTACTACTACAACTCAATCACAGGCCACACGCAGTGGGAGCGCCCAATCCCGCCGCTCTTGGCAGTTGAAGCCTCAACATCCTCCCTGA GTGACCGTAACAGGCTGAGTGCACCCCCGGGCTCAAATCTTTTCATCTTTCACATCCCGAACGTTTGGGACGACACGGAACTATCGATGCATTTTACCCCCTTCGGCAACTTGGTATCCGCAAAAGTGCAAAGGGATGCAAACGGTTGCAATTCAG GTTTCGGATTTGTAACATACGACAACCCGGTAAGCGCGACCGCCGCGGTACAGCTGATGAACGGTTTCGCAACACACtcaaaatttttaaaagtgCAGCACAAGAAAAATGACACTGCTGAGTAG
- a CDS encoding RNA-processing protein, whose product MAKEKRPSVIPNHKHKELDENGVNSDISSTLDDYKSESDEVKDLATLYDNQFHEVIDRDPYKSKPWIEHVRLLKSLRPPRKNQQMYRISDIWRLSKVEERAEDRKHPAMLGDTSYESINERIFRTYEKAVKYIPLSYKVWYNYIKDLVEDLSKPYTSEVDAYDKVNAVFEACLIHNFAYPTFYLLYGAFLRFQHRITKVRRLYDKALLNIAITQHHLIWEEYLTFVKEVDLLPLGKAVYRRYIQIKPSYREILYEFLKRHGSYDDAAQVLYELLDDPTFTSETGKSSYDLWIELCELIRDHSDTIRSIPVETLIKEGISKYTDQVATLWIILADIYIVRGQLNIARDTYEEALDRVTTVQDFSIIFDVYAKFLENYAKQSNKLGNDHLETLMTVERLESLVNNRALLLASVKLKQNIHNVYNWINYVELFKDDPNKMVEIYAEAVQTIDVAKSVGRVTELWTRFATFYEEQGDLENADKIYEKGSNAEFKYVDDLATLWCCWVEMYLRQKMYRKALEISRRAVSGNGKTPISKRLHSSVKLWALSLDMEENFGTVQTCRVTFNKMVEYKVVTPQVALNFATYLEQNKYFEGSFNAFEKCVALFKWPQLYYLYLPYLTKFVKRYKGAKLERAREIFDQCMYNKDLRVPPKFVKYLFYLYASMEEEYGMVKKFLAILSDACRLADKEDQLTMIKFYVAKTCEFFGVTHTRQIYQQCLEYVDDDVARELCSMYIQMERGLGEIDRARAIYVFASQISDPSQFPNFWKSWREFEVLHGNEDCFREMLRIKRSVQAQYSKVYYNVEEIGQDDEEDEEEPEEGNPLGELEKLAEN is encoded by the exons ATGGCTAAGGAGAAACGGCCTTCCGTGATTCCAAACCATAAACACAAAGAGTTGGATGAGAACGGAGTGAATAGTGATATATCGTCCACGCTGGACGATTATAAGTCGGAATCAGATGAGGTGAAGGATTTGGCGACACTGTACGACAACCAGTTCCACGAAGTGATTGATAGGGACCCTTATAAATCGAAACCCTGGATAGAACACGTGAGACTGCTGAAATCCCTAAGGCCGCCTCGAAAGAATCAGCAGATGTACAGAATCTCGGACATCTGGAGGCTGAGCAAGGTGGAAGAACGCGCCGAGGACAGGAAACACCCCGCAATGCTCGGAGATACGAGCTACGAGAGCATAAACGAGAGAATTTTTAGGACGTACGAAAAGGCGGTGAAGTATATCCCGCTCAGCTACAAGGTCTGGTACAACTACATCAAGGACCTGGTGGAAGATTTGTCAAAACCGTACACATCGGAGGTGGACGCGTACGATAAGGTGAACGCGGTCTTCGAGGCGTGCTTGATCCACAATTTCGCATACCCGACCTTCTACCTGTTATACGGAGCTTTTCTGAGGTTCCAGCATCGCATCACGAAGGTCAGGCGCCTGTACGACAAGGCGCTGTTGAACATCGCAATAACGCAGCACCACCTAATTTGGGAGGAGTACCTAACATTTGTGAAAGAAGTGGACCTGTTGCCGCTGGGCAAAGCGGTCTACAGGAGGTATATTCAAATTAAGCCGAGCTATCGGGAGATTTTGTACGAATTTTTAAAGCGTCACGGCAGTTACGACGACGCAGCGCAAGTGCTCtacgagctgctggacgaccCAACCTTTACGTCAGAAACAGGAAAATCGAGTTACGACTTGTG GATCGAATTGTGTGAACTGATTAGAGATCACTCGGATACAATTAGAAGTATACCTGTTGAAACACTAATAAAGGAGGGgataagtaaatatactGACCAGGTTGCCACTTTGTGGATAATATTGGCAGATATATACATAGTGAGAGGGCAACTTAATATCGCAAGGGATACATACGAG GAGGCGTTGGATAGAGTTACCACTGTGCAGGATTTCTCGATCATTTTTGATGTTTATGCTAAATTCTTGGAAAATTACGCAAAACAGTCGAACAAATTAGG GAATGACCACTTGGAAACGCTGATGACAGTGGAGAGGCTGGAGAGCCTGGTGAACAACAGAGCACTGTTGCTGGCCTCAGTGAAGCTTAAGCAGAACATCCACAACGTGTACAACTGGATTAACTACGTGGAACTGTTTAAAGATGACCCGAATAAAATGGTGGAGATTTACGCAGAGGCAGTGCAAACAATAGACGTCGCGAAGAGCGTGGGAAGAGTGACGGAACTGTGGACGCGCTTTGCAACGTTCTACGAGGAGCAGGGGGACCTGGAAAACGCAGACAAGATATACGAAAAGGGCTCTAACGCCGAGTTTAAGTACGTGGATGACCTGGCGACGCTTTGGTGCTGCTGGGTGGAGATGTACCTGCGGCAAAAAATGTACAGAAAGGCGCTGGAGATCAGCAGGAGAGCGGTGAGCGGCAACGGAAAGACGCCCATTTCCAAAAGACTGCACTCCTCAGTGAAGCTCTGGGCACTCTCGCTCGACATGGAGGAAAACTTCGGCACCGTCCAAACGTGCAGAGTCACCTTCAACAAGATGGTCGAGTACAAGGTGGTGACGCCGCAGGTCGCGCTCAACTTCGCAACCTACCTGGAGCAGAACAAGTACTTCGAGGGCAGCTTCAACGCCTTCGAAAAGTGCGTGGCGCTCTTCAAGTGGCCGCAGCTCTACTACCTGTACCTGCCCTACCTCACCAAGTTCGTGAAGCGCTACAAGGGCGCGAAGCTGGAGCGGGCTCGCGAGATCTTCGACCAGTGCATGTACAACAAGGACCTGCGGGTGCCGCCCAAGTTCGTGAAGTACCTCTTCTACCTCTACGCGAGCATGGAGGAGGAGTACGGCATGGTGAAGAAGTTCCTCGCGATTCTGAGCGACGCCTGCAGGCTCGCCGACAAGGAGGACCAGCTCACCATGATCAAGTTCTACGTCGCGAAGACCTGCGAGTTCTTCGGCGTGACGCACACGAGGCAGATATACCAGCAGTGCCTAGAGTACGTTGACGACGACGTCGCCAGGGAGCTCTGCTCCATGTACATTCAGATGGAGCGCGGCCTCGGCGAGATTGACCGGGCCAGGGCGATTTACGTGTTTGCGTCCCAGATATCGGACCCTTCCCAGTTCCCCAACTTCTGGAAG AGCTGGAGAGAGTTCGAGGTTCTTCATGGCAACGAGGACTGCTTCCGAGAAATGCTCAGGATTAAGAGGAGCGTGCAGGCTCAGTACTCCAAGGTCTACTACAACGTCGAGGAGATAGGCcaggacgacgaggaggatgAGGAGGAGCCAGAGGAGGGAAACCCTCTCGGCGAGTTGGAAAAGTTGGCTGAAAA CTAG
- a CDS encoding uncharacterized protein (polynucleotide kinase 3, phosphatase family protein) — protein MDQFEFKCPEGWTMYRSVLYKKYKDPKPSTRFAIYDMDNTLMFTPSLFVQELAKGVMVQVAKPVIPNDFALYSKNLRDKLLNELGKGTRHDIYRKPGNLVPLHFGSAPGILLFFEKYLNSGLKIDFSDSFYVGDAAGRRLPYKVSSIMLRNILNRLKSIDFSKHRYYNVDGEGNVVHVDANAIISRLTISKMRNVFSYDFSDCDLKFAINSGMRFFTPDEYFYDLPPYELNVKFDPKNLGLDPFFPTVQSGLMVIIGNLSSGKTYLAKNCTKFSQISESNFLSREKFMRALKAMLSEGKNVVVDDTNHVASKRVELVQLARSLNAYVTFVHLDLSQNLINHLNKIRRLYSDEGTREFFDVPDSAESCHKKGDLRLKVERPTLDEGADAIYTIVDDCFPMEHNRLTLLHLP, from the exons ATGGATCAATTTGAGTTTAAATGTCCAGAAGGATGGACTatg TATCGCAGTGTGTTGTATAAAAAGTACAAAGATCCCAAACCTTCCACTCGTTTCGCTATTTACGACATGGATAACACTCTCATGTTCACTCCAAGTTTGTTTGTGCAGGAATTGGCGAAAGGAGTGATGGTTCAAGTCGCTAAGCCCGTGATACCTAACGATTTTGCACTGTATTCTAAAAATTTGAGGGACAAGTTGCTTAATGAGCTGGGAAAAGG TACTAGACATGACATTTATCGCAAGCCTGGTAATTTGGTACCATTGCATTTTGGTTCAGCTCCTGGGATACTCCTGTTCTTCGAGAAATACCTTAACTCGGGGCTGAAGATAGACTTCAGCGACTCGTTTTACGTGGGAGATGCCGCGGGGCGCAGACTACCTTACAAGGTCTCCTCAATCATGCTGCGCAACATTCTGAATCGCCTGAAGAGCATAGATTTCTCCAAACACCGGTACTACAACGTCGATGGAGAGGGGAATGTGGTTCATGTGGACGCCAATGCAATAATCAGCAGACTGACCATCTCGAAGATGAGGAACGTGTTTTCCTACGACTTCTCCGACTGTGACCTTAAATTTGCAATAAACAGCGGAATGAGGTTTTTTACCCCTGACGAGTACTTTTACG ACCTGCCACCGTATGAGTTGAACGTCAAGTTCGACCCGAAAAATCTAGGTTTGGACCCCTTTTTTCCCACCGTTCAAAGTGGATTGATGGTCATAATCGGTAACTTGTCATCTGGCAAAACTTATTTGGCTAAAAATTGCACTAAATTCAGTCAAATATCAGAG AGTAACTTTCTGTCTCGTGAAAAATTCATGAGAGCCCTCAAGGCCATGCTTTCTGAGGGTAAAAATGTGGTCGTTGATGACACAAATCATGTTGCCAGTAAAAGGGTTGAGCTCGTGCAGCTGGCCCGCTCGCTTAATGCTTATGTCACCTTCGTCCACCTGGACCTTTCCCAGAACCTGATCAATCACTTGAATAAGATTAGGAGG CTATACTCCGACGAGGGCACGCGTGAATTTTTCGACGTTCCTGACAGTGCTGAGTCCTGTCACAAAAAAGGTGATCTTAGGTTAAAAGTTGAGAGGCCTACTCTGGACGAGGGCGCCGACGCCATATACACCATCGTTGACGACTGCTTTCCCATGGAACACAACAGGCTAACTTTGTTGCACTTGCCATAA